Proteins from a single region of Sylvia atricapilla isolate bSylAtr1 chromosome 9, bSylAtr1.pri, whole genome shotgun sequence:
- the PTBP2 gene encoding polypyrimidine tract-binding protein 2 isoform X3, with translation MDGIVTDVAVGVKRGSDELLSGSVLSSPNSNMSSMVVTANGNDNKKFKGDDKMDGAPSRVLHIRKLPGEVTETEVIALGLPFGKVTNILMLKGKNQAFLELATEEAAITMVNYYSAVTPHLRNQPIYIQYSNHKELKTDNTLNQRAQAVLQAVTAVQASNAPISGTTVSESAVTPAQSPVLRIIIDNMYYPVTLDVLHQIFSKFGAVLKIITFTKNNQFQALLQFGDPVNAQQAKQALDGQNIYNACCTLRIDFSKLVNLNVKYNNDKSRDYTRPDLPSGDGQPTLDPAIAAAFAKETSLLAVPGALSPLAIPNAAAAAAAAAAGRVGMPGVSAGSNTVLLVSNLNEEMVTPQSLFTLFGVYGDVQRVKILYNKKDSALIQMADGNQSQLAMSHLNGQKMYGKIIRVTLSKHQTVQLPREGLDDQGLTKDFGNSPLHRFKKPGSKNFQNIFPPSATLHLSNIPPSVAEEDLRTLFANTGGTVKAFKFFQDHKMALLQMSTVEEAIQALIDLHNYNLGESHHLRVSFSKSTI, from the exons CCAACGGTAATGACAACAAGAAATTCAAAGGTGATGATAAAATGGATGGGGCTCCTTCTCGTGTTCTTCATATCAGGAAATTGCCTGGGGAAGTGACAGAAACAGAAGTTATTGCTTTAGGTTTACCTTTTGGTAAAGTAACCAACATCCTgatgctgaaagggaaaaaccaG GCATTTTTGGAACTTGCCACAGAAGAAGCAGCTATCACTATGGTTAACTATTACTCTGCTGTGACACCTCATCTTCGTAACCAACCCATTTATATCCAGTATTCCAATCATAAAGAACTAAAGACTGATAACACACTTAACCAG cgAGCCCAAGCTGTTCTTCAGGCAGTGACGGCTGTGCAGGCATCAAATGCTCCCATTAGTGGGACCACTGTTAGTGAGAGTGCAGTGACTCCAGCTCAGAGTCCAGTACTTAGAATAATTATTGACAACATGTACTATCCAGTAACCCTGGATGTTCTTCATCAG ATATTCTCTAAATTTGGTGCTGTGTTGAAGATAATCACATTCACAAAGAATAACCAGTTTCAAGCTTTACTGCAGTTTGGTGATCCAGTAAACgcacagcaagcaaagcaa GCCTTAGATGGTCAAAATATTTACAATGCTTGCTGTACCCTACGAATTGATTTTTCCAAATTGGTGAATTTGAATGTGAAGTACAACAACGATAAAAGCAGAGACTACACTCGTCCTGACCTTCCATCTGGCGATGGACAGCCGACGCTGGACCCAGCTATTGCTGCAGCATTTGCAAAGGAGACCTCTCTTCTAG CTGTTCCAGGAGCTCTGAGTCCTTTGGCTAttccaaatgctgctgctgcagctgcagctgctgctgctggccgtGTGGGAATGCCTGGAGTTTCAGCTGGTAGCAATACAGTCCTCCTGGTTAGCAATTTAAATGAAGAG ATGGTTACGCCCCAAAGTCTGTTTACCCTCTTCG GTGTTTATGGTGATGTGCAGCGTGTGAAGATTTTATACAATAAGAAAGATAGTGCCCTTATACAGATGGCTGATGGAAACCAGTCACAGCTGG cCATGAGCCATCTTAATGGACAAAAAATGTATGGAAAGATTATTCGGGTCACCCTTTCTAAACATCAGACAGTACAGCTACCTCGAGAGGGACTTGATGACCAAGGGCTGACTAAAGATTTTGGTAATTCACCTTTGCATCGCTTCAAGAAACCTGGTtcaaaaaactttcaaaatataTTCCCTCCTTCTGCAACACTTCATCTGTCCAATATTCC ACCATCGGTAGCAGAAGAGGATCTACGCACATTGTTTGCTAACACTGGAGGCACTgtgaaagcatttaaattttttca agATCACAAGATGGCCCTTCTTCAGATGTCAACAGTAGAAGAAGCTATTCAGGCTTTGATTGATCTCCACAATTACAATCTGGGAGAAAGTCACCATCTGAGAGTTTCTTTCTCTAAGTCAACTATTTAA
- the PTBP2 gene encoding polypyrimidine tract-binding protein 2 isoform X5: MDGIVTDVAVGVKRGSDELLSGSVLSSPNSNMSSMVVTANGNDNKKFKGDDKMDGAPSRVLHIRKLPGEVTETEVIALGLPFGKVTNILMLKGKNQAFLELATEEAAITMVNYYSAVTPHLRNQPIYIQYSNHKELKTDNTLNQRAQAVLQAVTAVQASNAPISGTTVSESAVTPAQSPVLRIIIDNMYYPVTLDVLHQIFSKFGAVLKIITFTKNNQFQALLQFGDPVNAQQAKQALDGQNIYNACCTLRIDFSKLVNLNVKYNNDKSRDYTRPDLPSGDGQPTLDPAIAAAFAKETSLLAVPGALSPLAIPNAAAAAAAAAAGRVGMPGVSAGSNTVLLVSNLNEEMVTPQSLFTLFGVYGDVQRVKILYNKKDSALIQMADGNQSQLAMSHLNGQKMYGKIIRVTLSKHQTVQLPREGLDDQGLTKDFGNSPLHRFKKPGSKNFQNIFPPSATLHLSNIPPSVAEEDLRTLFANTGGTVKAFKFFQRDHKMALLQMSTVEEAIQALIDLHNYNLGESHHLRVSFSKSTI; this comes from the exons CCAACGGTAATGACAACAAGAAATTCAAAGGTGATGATAAAATGGATGGGGCTCCTTCTCGTGTTCTTCATATCAGGAAATTGCCTGGGGAAGTGACAGAAACAGAAGTTATTGCTTTAGGTTTACCTTTTGGTAAAGTAACCAACATCCTgatgctgaaagggaaaaaccaG GCATTTTTGGAACTTGCCACAGAAGAAGCAGCTATCACTATGGTTAACTATTACTCTGCTGTGACACCTCATCTTCGTAACCAACCCATTTATATCCAGTATTCCAATCATAAAGAACTAAAGACTGATAACACACTTAACCAG cgAGCCCAAGCTGTTCTTCAGGCAGTGACGGCTGTGCAGGCATCAAATGCTCCCATTAGTGGGACCACTGTTAGTGAGAGTGCAGTGACTCCAGCTCAGAGTCCAGTACTTAGAATAATTATTGACAACATGTACTATCCAGTAACCCTGGATGTTCTTCATCAG ATATTCTCTAAATTTGGTGCTGTGTTGAAGATAATCACATTCACAAAGAATAACCAGTTTCAAGCTTTACTGCAGTTTGGTGATCCAGTAAACgcacagcaagcaaagcaa GCCTTAGATGGTCAAAATATTTACAATGCTTGCTGTACCCTACGAATTGATTTTTCCAAATTGGTGAATTTGAATGTGAAGTACAACAACGATAAAAGCAGAGACTACACTCGTCCTGACCTTCCATCTGGCGATGGACAGCCGACGCTGGACCCAGCTATTGCTGCAGCATTTGCAAAGGAGACCTCTCTTCTAG CTGTTCCAGGAGCTCTGAGTCCTTTGGCTAttccaaatgctgctgctgcagctgcagctgctgctgctggccgtGTGGGAATGCCTGGAGTTTCAGCTGGTAGCAATACAGTCCTCCTGGTTAGCAATTTAAATGAAGAG ATGGTTACGCCCCAAAGTCTGTTTACCCTCTTCG GTGTTTATGGTGATGTGCAGCGTGTGAAGATTTTATACAATAAGAAAGATAGTGCCCTTATACAGATGGCTGATGGAAACCAGTCACAGCTGG cCATGAGCCATCTTAATGGACAAAAAATGTATGGAAAGATTATTCGGGTCACCCTTTCTAAACATCAGACAGTACAGCTACCTCGAGAGGGACTTGATGACCAAGGGCTGACTAAAGATTTTGGTAATTCACCTTTGCATCGCTTCAAGAAACCTGGTtcaaaaaactttcaaaatataTTCCCTCCTTCTGCAACACTTCATCTGTCCAATATTCC ACCATCGGTAGCAGAAGAGGATCTACGCACATTGTTTGCTAACACTGGAGGCACTgtgaaagcatttaaattttttca aagagATCACAAGATGGCCCTTCTTCAGATGTCAACAGTAGAAGAAGCTATTCAGGCTTTGATTGATCTCCACAATTACAATCTGGGAGAAAGTCACCATCTGAGAGTTTCTTTCTCTAAGTCAACTATTTAA
- the PTBP2 gene encoding polypyrimidine tract-binding protein 2 isoform X1, producing MDGIVTDVAVGVKRGSDELLSGSVLSSPNSNMSSMVVTANGNDNKKFKGDDKMDGAPSRVLHIRKLPGEVTETEVIALGLPFGKVTNILMLKGKNQAFLELATEEAAITMVNYYSAVTPHLRNQPIYIQYSNHKELKTDNTLNQRAQAVLQAVTAVQASNAPISGTTVSESAVTPAQSPVLRIIIDNMYYPVTLDVLHQIFSKFGAVLKIITFTKNNQFQALLQFGDPVNAQQAKQALDGQNIYNACCTLRIDFSKLVNLNVKYNNDKSRDYTRPDLPSGDGQPTLDPAIAAAFAKETSLLGLPVAAVPGALSPLAIPNAAAAAAAAAAGRVGMPGVSAGSNTVLLVSNLNEEMVTPQSLFTLFGVYGDVQRVKILYNKKDSALIQMADGNQSQLAMSHLNGQKMYGKIIRVTLSKHQTVQLPREGLDDQGLTKDFGNSPLHRFKKPGSKNFQNIFPPSATLHLSNIPPSVAEEDLRTLFANTGGTVKAFKFFQRDHKMALLQMSTVEEAIQALIDLHNYNLGESHHLRVSFSKSTI from the exons CCAACGGTAATGACAACAAGAAATTCAAAGGTGATGATAAAATGGATGGGGCTCCTTCTCGTGTTCTTCATATCAGGAAATTGCCTGGGGAAGTGACAGAAACAGAAGTTATTGCTTTAGGTTTACCTTTTGGTAAAGTAACCAACATCCTgatgctgaaagggaaaaaccaG GCATTTTTGGAACTTGCCACAGAAGAAGCAGCTATCACTATGGTTAACTATTACTCTGCTGTGACACCTCATCTTCGTAACCAACCCATTTATATCCAGTATTCCAATCATAAAGAACTAAAGACTGATAACACACTTAACCAG cgAGCCCAAGCTGTTCTTCAGGCAGTGACGGCTGTGCAGGCATCAAATGCTCCCATTAGTGGGACCACTGTTAGTGAGAGTGCAGTGACTCCAGCTCAGAGTCCAGTACTTAGAATAATTATTGACAACATGTACTATCCAGTAACCCTGGATGTTCTTCATCAG ATATTCTCTAAATTTGGTGCTGTGTTGAAGATAATCACATTCACAAAGAATAACCAGTTTCAAGCTTTACTGCAGTTTGGTGATCCAGTAAACgcacagcaagcaaagcaa GCCTTAGATGGTCAAAATATTTACAATGCTTGCTGTACCCTACGAATTGATTTTTCCAAATTGGTGAATTTGAATGTGAAGTACAACAACGATAAAAGCAGAGACTACACTCGTCCTGACCTTCCATCTGGCGATGGACAGCCGACGCTGGACCCAGCTATTGCTGCAGCATTTGCAAAGGAGACCTCTCTTCTAG ggCTTCCTGTTGCAGCTGTTCCAGGAGCTCTGAGTCCTTTGGCTAttccaaatgctgctgctgcagctgcagctgctgctgctggccgtGTGGGAATGCCTGGAGTTTCAGCTGGTAGCAATACAGTCCTCCTGGTTAGCAATTTAAATGAAGAG ATGGTTACGCCCCAAAGTCTGTTTACCCTCTTCG GTGTTTATGGTGATGTGCAGCGTGTGAAGATTTTATACAATAAGAAAGATAGTGCCCTTATACAGATGGCTGATGGAAACCAGTCACAGCTGG cCATGAGCCATCTTAATGGACAAAAAATGTATGGAAAGATTATTCGGGTCACCCTTTCTAAACATCAGACAGTACAGCTACCTCGAGAGGGACTTGATGACCAAGGGCTGACTAAAGATTTTGGTAATTCACCTTTGCATCGCTTCAAGAAACCTGGTtcaaaaaactttcaaaatataTTCCCTCCTTCTGCAACACTTCATCTGTCCAATATTCC ACCATCGGTAGCAGAAGAGGATCTACGCACATTGTTTGCTAACACTGGAGGCACTgtgaaagcatttaaattttttca aagagATCACAAGATGGCCCTTCTTCAGATGTCAACAGTAGAAGAAGCTATTCAGGCTTTGATTGATCTCCACAATTACAATCTGGGAGAAAGTCACCATCTGAGAGTTTCTTTCTCTAAGTCAACTATTTAA
- the PTBP2 gene encoding polypyrimidine tract-binding protein 2 isoform X2: MDGIVTDVAVGVKRGSDELLSGSVLSSPNSNMSSMVVTANGNDNKKFKGDDKMDGAPSRVLHIRKLPGEVTETEVIALGLPFGKVTNILMLKGKNQAFLELATEEAAITMVNYYSAVTPHLRNQPIYIQYSNHKELKTDNTLNQRAQAVLQAVTAVQASNAPISGTTVSESAVTPAQSPVLRIIIDNMYYPVTLDVLHQIFSKFGAVLKIITFTKNNQFQALLQFGDPVNAQQAKQALDGQNIYNACCTLRIDFSKLVNLNVKYNNDKSRDYTRPDLPSGDGQPTLDPAIAAAFAKETSLLGLPVAAVPGALSPLAIPNAAAAAAAAAAGRVGMPGVSAGSNTVLLVSNLNEEMVTPQSLFTLFGVYGDVQRVKILYNKKDSALIQMADGNQSQLAMSHLNGQKMYGKIIRVTLSKHQTVQLPREGLDDQGLTKDFGNSPLHRFKKPGSKNFQNIFPPSATLHLSNIPPSVAEEDLRTLFANTGGTVKAFKFFQDHKMALLQMSTVEEAIQALIDLHNYNLGESHHLRVSFSKSTI, from the exons CCAACGGTAATGACAACAAGAAATTCAAAGGTGATGATAAAATGGATGGGGCTCCTTCTCGTGTTCTTCATATCAGGAAATTGCCTGGGGAAGTGACAGAAACAGAAGTTATTGCTTTAGGTTTACCTTTTGGTAAAGTAACCAACATCCTgatgctgaaagggaaaaaccaG GCATTTTTGGAACTTGCCACAGAAGAAGCAGCTATCACTATGGTTAACTATTACTCTGCTGTGACACCTCATCTTCGTAACCAACCCATTTATATCCAGTATTCCAATCATAAAGAACTAAAGACTGATAACACACTTAACCAG cgAGCCCAAGCTGTTCTTCAGGCAGTGACGGCTGTGCAGGCATCAAATGCTCCCATTAGTGGGACCACTGTTAGTGAGAGTGCAGTGACTCCAGCTCAGAGTCCAGTACTTAGAATAATTATTGACAACATGTACTATCCAGTAACCCTGGATGTTCTTCATCAG ATATTCTCTAAATTTGGTGCTGTGTTGAAGATAATCACATTCACAAAGAATAACCAGTTTCAAGCTTTACTGCAGTTTGGTGATCCAGTAAACgcacagcaagcaaagcaa GCCTTAGATGGTCAAAATATTTACAATGCTTGCTGTACCCTACGAATTGATTTTTCCAAATTGGTGAATTTGAATGTGAAGTACAACAACGATAAAAGCAGAGACTACACTCGTCCTGACCTTCCATCTGGCGATGGACAGCCGACGCTGGACCCAGCTATTGCTGCAGCATTTGCAAAGGAGACCTCTCTTCTAG ggCTTCCTGTTGCAGCTGTTCCAGGAGCTCTGAGTCCTTTGGCTAttccaaatgctgctgctgcagctgcagctgctgctgctggccgtGTGGGAATGCCTGGAGTTTCAGCTGGTAGCAATACAGTCCTCCTGGTTAGCAATTTAAATGAAGAG ATGGTTACGCCCCAAAGTCTGTTTACCCTCTTCG GTGTTTATGGTGATGTGCAGCGTGTGAAGATTTTATACAATAAGAAAGATAGTGCCCTTATACAGATGGCTGATGGAAACCAGTCACAGCTGG cCATGAGCCATCTTAATGGACAAAAAATGTATGGAAAGATTATTCGGGTCACCCTTTCTAAACATCAGACAGTACAGCTACCTCGAGAGGGACTTGATGACCAAGGGCTGACTAAAGATTTTGGTAATTCACCTTTGCATCGCTTCAAGAAACCTGGTtcaaaaaactttcaaaatataTTCCCTCCTTCTGCAACACTTCATCTGTCCAATATTCC ACCATCGGTAGCAGAAGAGGATCTACGCACATTGTTTGCTAACACTGGAGGCACTgtgaaagcatttaaattttttca agATCACAAGATGGCCCTTCTTCAGATGTCAACAGTAGAAGAAGCTATTCAGGCTTTGATTGATCTCCACAATTACAATCTGGGAGAAAGTCACCATCTGAGAGTTTCTTTCTCTAAGTCAACTATTTAA
- the PTBP2 gene encoding polypyrimidine tract-binding protein 2 isoform X4 — translation MDGAPSRVLHIRKLPGEVTETEVIALGLPFGKVTNILMLKGKNQAFLELATEEAAITMVNYYSAVTPHLRNQPIYIQYSNHKELKTDNTLNQRAQAVLQAVTAVQASNAPISGTTVSESAVTPAQSPVLRIIIDNMYYPVTLDVLHQIFSKFGAVLKIITFTKNNQFQALLQFGDPVNAQQAKQALDGQNIYNACCTLRIDFSKLVNLNVKYNNDKSRDYTRPDLPSGDGQPTLDPAIAAAFAKETSLLGLPVAAVPGALSPLAIPNAAAAAAAAAAGRVGMPGVSAGSNTVLLVSNLNEEMVTPQSLFTLFGVYGDVQRVKILYNKKDSALIQMADGNQSQLAMSHLNGQKMYGKIIRVTLSKHQTVQLPREGLDDQGLTKDFGNSPLHRFKKPGSKNFQNIFPPSATLHLSNIPPSVAEEDLRTLFANTGGTVKAFKFFQRDHKMALLQMSTVEEAIQALIDLHNYNLGESHHLRVSFSKSTI, via the exons ATGGATGGGGCTCCTTCTCGTGTTCTTCATATCAGGAAATTGCCTGGGGAAGTGACAGAAACAGAAGTTATTGCTTTAGGTTTACCTTTTGGTAAAGTAACCAACATCCTgatgctgaaagggaaaaaccaG GCATTTTTGGAACTTGCCACAGAAGAAGCAGCTATCACTATGGTTAACTATTACTCTGCTGTGACACCTCATCTTCGTAACCAACCCATTTATATCCAGTATTCCAATCATAAAGAACTAAAGACTGATAACACACTTAACCAG cgAGCCCAAGCTGTTCTTCAGGCAGTGACGGCTGTGCAGGCATCAAATGCTCCCATTAGTGGGACCACTGTTAGTGAGAGTGCAGTGACTCCAGCTCAGAGTCCAGTACTTAGAATAATTATTGACAACATGTACTATCCAGTAACCCTGGATGTTCTTCATCAG ATATTCTCTAAATTTGGTGCTGTGTTGAAGATAATCACATTCACAAAGAATAACCAGTTTCAAGCTTTACTGCAGTTTGGTGATCCAGTAAACgcacagcaagcaaagcaa GCCTTAGATGGTCAAAATATTTACAATGCTTGCTGTACCCTACGAATTGATTTTTCCAAATTGGTGAATTTGAATGTGAAGTACAACAACGATAAAAGCAGAGACTACACTCGTCCTGACCTTCCATCTGGCGATGGACAGCCGACGCTGGACCCAGCTATTGCTGCAGCATTTGCAAAGGAGACCTCTCTTCTAG ggCTTCCTGTTGCAGCTGTTCCAGGAGCTCTGAGTCCTTTGGCTAttccaaatgctgctgctgcagctgcagctgctgctgctggccgtGTGGGAATGCCTGGAGTTTCAGCTGGTAGCAATACAGTCCTCCTGGTTAGCAATTTAAATGAAGAG ATGGTTACGCCCCAAAGTCTGTTTACCCTCTTCG GTGTTTATGGTGATGTGCAGCGTGTGAAGATTTTATACAATAAGAAAGATAGTGCCCTTATACAGATGGCTGATGGAAACCAGTCACAGCTGG cCATGAGCCATCTTAATGGACAAAAAATGTATGGAAAGATTATTCGGGTCACCCTTTCTAAACATCAGACAGTACAGCTACCTCGAGAGGGACTTGATGACCAAGGGCTGACTAAAGATTTTGGTAATTCACCTTTGCATCGCTTCAAGAAACCTGGTtcaaaaaactttcaaaatataTTCCCTCCTTCTGCAACACTTCATCTGTCCAATATTCC ACCATCGGTAGCAGAAGAGGATCTACGCACATTGTTTGCTAACACTGGAGGCACTgtgaaagcatttaaattttttca aagagATCACAAGATGGCCCTTCTTCAGATGTCAACAGTAGAAGAAGCTATTCAGGCTTTGATTGATCTCCACAATTACAATCTGGGAGAAAGTCACCATCTGAGAGTTTCTTTCTCTAAGTCAACTATTTAA